In one Trichlorobacter lovleyi SZ genomic region, the following are encoded:
- a CDS encoding phage/plasmid primase, P4 family, with protein sequence MRTNILKKGCFYYFNFNSLLVQSFWLDIDCGPGKPFPDQQAGGRALLEFAKATKLPSPTGVSSGNGLYAYWVLDTAISAVEWRTTAALLKKACQAYDFEADPSRTSDAASVLRPVGVHNRKAPETPKPVKVGIIRERISPEEFRLLIEKALLAKGEPLPAVKLDQVAADEFSIKTPADIANLKSALPAISPDGREEWICVGMGLHHEFAGSEEGLALWEEWSRGSTKFKDEECPEKWAGFGDRVDQPVTAGTIYHMAKAAGWLPAERVSEEAALKLLTDMRVSSYFAAKFKDRLRFNPSLDWLVFDGQRWNSNTPGGAYPFLKELIAEIRAKASQIENDAERMSMLKESVKLEAHNRQAMVISAAQKIPDFSVSSCQLDRDPMLLNVLNGTLDLRTGSLKQHSPADFITRLVPIEYNHTATAPVFEAFLSKIMAGNTALTAFIKRWAGYCLTGDTSEQVLLFLYGTGRNGKSTFVNILKKLLGDFAATGAGDLILHKGNGDLSTLSALAAMRGARLVNLNELNDGDRLNEAAVKNLTGGDLLACRFLHKEFFEYKPAFKLLLFGNHKPSIRGTDHGIWRRLHLLKFGVTISDAECDPHLEQKLEKELPGILAWAVQGCLEWQREKLSPPAEVKEAVAEYRNSEDALKGWLDDCCQLAPQFRTPAGLLLNSFIQYSNWKGLSARRFSSMLTVAGFTKGRSNGVVWEGLALTVPPFN encoded by the coding sequence GTGCGCACAAATATACTAAAAAAAGGCTGTTTTTACTACTTCAATTTCAACAGCCTGTTAGTGCAATCTTTCTGGCTGGATATTGACTGTGGCCCCGGCAAACCGTTTCCTGATCAGCAGGCAGGGGGGCGGGCTCTGCTGGAGTTTGCTAAAGCAACGAAACTGCCGAGTCCTACAGGGGTGTCATCCGGTAATGGCCTGTATGCCTATTGGGTACTGGATACGGCAATTTCAGCAGTCGAGTGGCGAACTACAGCTGCACTACTGAAGAAGGCTTGCCAGGCTTATGACTTTGAAGCTGACCCATCACGCACTTCTGATGCAGCGTCTGTATTGCGGCCTGTAGGGGTACACAATAGAAAAGCCCCGGAAACTCCAAAGCCGGTTAAAGTCGGAATTATAAGAGAGCGAATCAGCCCTGAAGAGTTCAGGCTGTTGATTGAAAAGGCATTGCTGGCAAAGGGTGAACCATTGCCTGCAGTAAAGCTTGATCAGGTCGCGGCAGATGAGTTCAGTATAAAGACCCCGGCTGACATTGCTAACTTGAAATCAGCTCTGCCTGCTATCTCCCCCGATGGCCGGGAAGAATGGATTTGTGTTGGTATGGGGCTGCATCATGAGTTTGCAGGCAGTGAAGAGGGGCTTGCCCTGTGGGAAGAGTGGAGCCGTGGCAGTACAAAGTTTAAAGATGAAGAATGCCCAGAGAAGTGGGCAGGGTTTGGGGACAGGGTCGATCAGCCTGTTACTGCCGGTACAATTTACCACATGGCCAAAGCAGCTGGCTGGCTACCAGCTGAAAGAGTGTCAGAAGAAGCAGCGCTAAAGTTGCTTACTGACATGCGGGTAAGCAGTTATTTTGCAGCAAAATTCAAAGATCGGCTCAGATTCAATCCATCGCTTGACTGGCTTGTTTTTGATGGTCAGCGTTGGAACAGTAATACCCCCGGTGGAGCGTACCCTTTTCTTAAAGAGCTGATTGCAGAGATCAGGGCAAAAGCCAGCCAGATAGAAAATGATGCTGAACGGATGTCCATGTTGAAAGAGTCCGTTAAACTTGAGGCCCACAACCGACAGGCCATGGTTATCAGTGCCGCTCAAAAAATCCCGGATTTCAGCGTAAGCAGCTGTCAGCTTGATCGTGACCCCATGCTGCTTAATGTGTTAAACGGTACGCTTGACTTACGAACCGGCTCCCTGAAGCAGCATTCTCCTGCTGACTTTATCACGCGGCTTGTGCCGATTGAATATAACCATACCGCAACAGCGCCTGTATTTGAGGCGTTCTTAAGTAAGATCATGGCAGGTAACACGGCATTGACTGCATTTATCAAGCGGTGGGCTGGTTACTGCTTAACAGGTGATACCTCAGAGCAGGTGCTGTTGTTCCTTTATGGCACCGGCAGGAACGGGAAAAGCACCTTTGTAAATATATTAAAAAAGCTGCTGGGGGACTTTGCAGCTACAGGAGCCGGTGACCTGATTCTGCATAAAGGCAATGGCGACTTGAGCACCCTGTCTGCACTTGCCGCAATGCGTGGGGCACGCCTCGTTAATCTGAATGAACTAAACGATGGCGACCGGTTGAATGAAGCAGCAGTGAAGAATCTGACAGGTGGTGACCTTCTGGCCTGCAGATTTTTACACAAGGAATTTTTTGAATATAAACCAGCTTTTAAACTTCTGCTGTTTGGTAACCACAAACCAAGCATCCGGGGTACTGACCACGGCATATGGAGACGGCTCCACTTGCTGAAATTTGGCGTTACCATATCAGACGCAGAGTGTGACCCACACCTTGAGCAGAAACTTGAAAAGGAGCTGCCGGGAATACTTGCGTGGGCTGTTCAGGGATGCCTTGAGTGGCAGCGTGAAAAGCTGAGTCCGCCTGCTGAAGTGAAAGAGGCTGTGGCTGAATACAGGAACTCTGAAGATGCTCTAAAAGGCTGGCTGGATGATTGCTGTCAACTTGCCCCACAATTTAGAACCCCGGCAGGGCTCTTGCTGAACTCCTTCATCCAGTACAGCAACTGGAAGGGACTGTCTGCTAGACGCTTCAGCTCCATGCTGACTGTTGCTGGTTTTACCAAAGGGAGAAGTAACGGGGTGGTATGGGAAGGTCTGGCACTGACGGTACCCCCGTTTAATTGA